The proteins below are encoded in one region of Ornithinimicrobium avium:
- a CDS encoding response regulator transcription factor — protein sequence MSTVMVVDDHERTRTLLRKVLAAEGHVVLVAGDGDDALRQLAEHEVDLVLLDLVMPSSNGLLVLSSLRRRGITTPVIMVSGVDDVAVRVQALDLGAVDFVLKPFHNAELVARVRRHLLTPGRPVYDDRRFLESGGLRLDLDRRLARVRGAEVVLSEREFGLLAHLVRRQGDVCTRTELLHDVWGLDFDPGSNLVEVCVRRLRKKVPEVCVETVRSVGYCFTGT from the coding sequence ATGAGCACGGTGATGGTCGTGGACGATCACGAGCGGACCCGGACCCTGCTGCGCAAGGTGCTCGCTGCCGAGGGGCACGTCGTGCTGGTCGCGGGGGACGGTGACGATGCGCTGCGCCAGCTGGCCGAGCACGAGGTCGACCTCGTGCTCCTCGATCTGGTCATGCCGAGCTCGAACGGCCTGCTGGTCCTCTCCTCGCTCCGGCGCAGGGGGATCACCACCCCGGTGATCATGGTCTCCGGGGTCGACGACGTGGCGGTCCGGGTGCAGGCGCTCGACCTCGGGGCCGTGGACTTCGTCCTCAAGCCGTTCCACAACGCCGAGCTCGTGGCGCGCGTGCGCCGGCACCTGCTCACCCCCGGTCGCCCGGTGTACGACGACCGGCGCTTCCTGGAGTCCGGCGGCCTGCGCCTCGACCTGGACCGTCGCCTGGCCCGGGTCCGCGGCGCCGAGGTCGTGCTGAGCGAGCGTGAGTTCGGTCTGCTGGCCCACCTGGTCCGCCGGCAGGGCGACGTGTGCACCCGCACCGAGCTCCTGCACGACGTGTGGGGGCTCGACTTCGACCCGGGGAGCAACCTGGTCGAGGTGTGTGTCCGCCGCCTGCGCAAGAAGGTGCCCGAGGTCTGCGTGGAGACGGTCCGCTCGGTGGGCTACTGCTTCACCGGCACCTGA